Genomic segment of Terriglobales bacterium:
GGATCACCGGCACCTGGTCGCCCGGAAACTGGTAGCTCTTGAGCAGCTCGCGGACCTCGAGTTCCACCAGGTCCAGCAATTCCTTGTCGTCGACCGCGTCGCACTTGTTCAGGAAGACCACGATGTAGGGCACCCCCACCTGGCGCGCCAGCAGCACGTGCTCGCGGGTCTGCGGCATGGGCCCGTCGGTGGCCGCCACCACCAGGATGGCGCCGTCCATCTGCGCCGCCCCCGTGATCATGTTCTTGATGTAGTCGGCGTGGCCGGGGCAGTCCACGTGCGCGTAGTGCCGGTTCGGAGTCTCGTACTCCACGTGCGCGGTGGCGATGGTGATCCCCCGCGCCTTCTCCTCGGGCGCGTTGTCGATGGAGTCGAAGCTGCGGAACTTCACCTTGGGGTTGTTCTTCCCCAAGACCTTGGTGATGGCCGCCGTGAGCGTGGTCTTGCCGTGATCGATGTGCCCGATCGTCCCTACGTTCACGTGCGGCTTCGTGCGATCGAATTTTTCCTTAGCCATAAGTGCCTGCCTCAGGCGTAGCGATAAATGTTCTGGAACTTGCGGCGCAGTTGCGGCTCCACGTTCTCCAGTTCCACCAGATAGAACTCCCGGATCTGCGCCTGGTCCGAGAGGGCCAGGGACGCATACAGCGCCTTGGCCGGTTTGCCCGCTGCCGCCAGCGCCCCGTCCACTTCCTCCAGCACCCGCTTCTCCAGCACGGCGGCGAAGTCGCGGACCAGGATGCGTTTCTTCTCCAGCGTCCTCAAAAACCTCTCGACCTGCTCTTTTCCGAAGACGCGCTGGAGGGCGCCGCGGAGCTGCTCGAATTCCTCGAGCCGCTCGACCTTGATGCCTGCCTGCTCAAACGCCACGTCCGCCATCACCTGCGCGTCGAATCAACTCTGGAGCCGATGACCAAGATTGAACTGGTGACCTCTCCCTTACCAAGGGAGTGCTCTACCAACTGAGCTACATCGGCTCGCAAACTCACTCCCTCTACCGCCGTGCTGCCTGAACTCTGGAGCGGGAGATGGGAATCGAACCCACGACCAACAGCTTGGAAGGCTGTGACTCTACCACTGAGTTACTCCCGCTCACTTTCTGTCCTGCTTACCGCAAGACCCTTCGCTTCGCTCAGGGTTTCGCCGGCGGGCTCCCGCTCGGCTTCGCCTCGCTCACGCCCGCCAAGCGGCTCAAGTTACTCCCGCCCTCCGGCACTCTCGGTTGTCAATCCTTCCCGGCCGCTACGGGTCCCCGCTCTTGGCGGAACCGGCACGGTCACGGCGATGCAGGATGGTCAGCAGCGCGCAGCCGGCCAGGATCACCCAGACGAAATCGCGCAGCTCGACCGTGTGGTCTCCCACCGGTATCTTCGCCGTCAAAGTCCGGGCCGCCGCCAACGCCAGCACCGCGTACGCCGCCAGCGCCGCCATCAACCGCACCATTCGAAAATCCTGGTGGACAGGGGAGGATTCGAACCTCCGTAGCTCCAAGGAGCGGCAGATTTACAGTCTGCTGCCATTAACCGCTCGGCCACCTGTCCACGATCCGCCGAGTTTGCTTGCGCGCGGAGCCCGGTGCTGAAAATCCTTACCGGCGCCACCGCGCCGAACCTTCGTTGCCGGACAGGGAAAGTGCGCGAACATACTTCCGCACAGAACCGGGCACTTGTCGGAAAAAGTATCCTCGTGGAGTGCGTTCCTTTTGCTGAA
This window contains:
- a CDS encoding elongation factor Tu, which encodes MAKEKFDRTKPHVNVGTIGHIDHGKTTLTAAITKVLGKNNPKVKFRSFDSIDNAPEEKARGITIATAHVEYETPNRHYAHVDCPGHADYIKNMITGAAQMDGAILVVAATDGPMPQTREHVLLARQVGVPYIVVFLNKCDAVDDKELLDLVELEVRELLKSYQFPGDQVPVIRGSALGALNGEAQWEKAIDELMASVDKYIPLPPRETDKPFLMPIEDIFSISGRGTVVTGRIERGKVKVGEEVEI